The following coding sequences are from one Epilithonimonas vandammei window:
- the bshA gene encoding N-acetyl-alpha-D-glucosaminyl L-malate synthase BshA — translation MKIGILCYPTYGGSGIVATELGMSLADKGFEVHFISSALPARLDVTNPNIFFHKVNVQTYPLFQYQPYDIALSSMIYRVVNLYKLDILHAHYAIPYAYAAFTAKQMLKADNKDIPLVTTLHGTDITLVGQHPSYKHAVEFSINQSDTITSVSESLKKDTLQFFDIQKDIQVINNFIDNSVFDEEGNACQRKQFANDDEKILIHVSNLRPVKRIQDVLEIFKNVNKKVKSKLIIIGEGPEMEKISEFMENNPELIGEIKLLGKVNDLYRILQLSDVFLLPSEQESFGLAALEAMAARTPVISSNAGGIPEVNIQGETGFLAEIGNVEAMSNYCIKLLSDEKLLSEMKKNAKAQAIHFDLKNILPIYIDMYETTIAKFEEAKYKNV, via the coding sequence TTTGCTATCCAACTTACGGCGGAAGCGGAATTGTAGCAACAGAATTAGGAATGAGTTTAGCCGATAAAGGCTTTGAAGTTCATTTCATCAGTTCTGCATTGCCAGCACGTTTGGATGTTACCAATCCGAATATTTTTTTCCATAAAGTTAACGTTCAGACCTATCCGTTGTTCCAATATCAGCCTTATGATATCGCATTGTCATCGATGATTTATCGTGTGGTTAATCTTTACAAATTGGATATTCTTCACGCTCATTATGCGATTCCTTATGCTTATGCGGCATTTACGGCGAAGCAAATGTTGAAAGCAGATAACAAAGATATTCCTTTGGTAACAACACTTCACGGGACAGACATTACTTTGGTTGGACAACATCCGAGTTATAAACACGCTGTCGAATTTTCTATCAATCAAAGTGATACAATCACGTCGGTTTCCGAAAGTCTGAAAAAGGACACTTTGCAGTTTTTTGATATTCAGAAGGATATCCAGGTGATTAACAATTTTATAGATAATTCTGTTTTTGATGAAGAAGGGAATGCCTGCCAAAGAAAGCAATTTGCTAATGATGATGAGAAGATACTGATCCACGTTTCCAATCTTCGTCCAGTGAAAAGAATTCAGGATGTTTTGGAGATCTTCAAAAATGTCAATAAAAAAGTCAAGTCAAAACTAATTATTATTGGCGAAGGTCCGGAAATGGAAAAAATCTCTGAGTTTATGGAAAATAATCCAGAACTGATTGGAGAAATCAAATTACTCGGAAAAGTCAATGATCTATACAGAATTCTACAACTTTCCGATGTTTTCCTTTTACCTTCGGAGCAGGAAAGTTTCGGTTTGGCGGCTTTGGAAGCAATGGCTGCGAGAACGCCAGTTATTAGTAGCAATGCAGGCGGAATTCCGGAAGTAAATATCCAGGGAGAAACTGGATTTTTGGCAGAAATAGGCAACGTAGAAGCAATGTCAAATTATTGTATCAAATTGTTGAGTGATGAAAAACTTCTTTCAGAAATGAAAAAGAATGCAAAAGCGCAAGCAATCCATTTTGACTTGAAAAATATTCTTCCGATTTATATTGATATGTACGAAACTACTATTGCAAAATTTGAAGAAGCTAAGTATAAGAATGTGTAA